In the Dyella jiangningensis genome, one interval contains:
- the moeB gene encoding molybdopterin-synthase adenylyltransferase MoeB yields the protein MTSLNRDSWLDALRASIPEISPSDALARQAQGGLLIDVREDGERASGTPVGAVGLSRGFLELRIEQIEADRQRPIAVLCGSGQRSLLASEALQRMGYRQVASVAGGFQRWKAEGLPVAAGALDGDAAERYARQLQLPQVGETGQAKLSTARIALLGAGGLGAPAALYLAAAGVGQLTLIDDDRVERSNLHRQVIHADARVGMHKTESARITLAALNPRVRVEIRNERLQADNVERLLADHDLVIDGADNFPARYLVAAASQRLRLPMIYGAVERFTGQVSVFDPRRADSPCYRCLFPEPPSAAEAPNCSEAGVLGVLPGIVGLLQATEALKLILGIGEPLVGRLLGFDALAMRFRETRLPRDPLCPGCGSHVAFGGYQDIAELCASAG from the coding sequence ATGACGAGCCTCAATCGCGACAGCTGGCTGGACGCGCTCCGCGCCAGCATTCCAGAGATTTCTCCCTCCGATGCGCTGGCACGGCAGGCGCAGGGCGGCTTGCTGATCGACGTGCGCGAAGACGGCGAACGTGCCAGCGGTACGCCGGTCGGCGCGGTCGGGCTGTCACGTGGTTTCCTCGAGCTGCGCATCGAGCAGATCGAAGCCGACCGGCAGCGGCCCATCGCCGTGCTGTGCGGCAGCGGACAGCGTTCGCTGCTGGCTTCGGAAGCATTGCAACGCATGGGTTACCGCCAGGTGGCTTCGGTGGCGGGCGGTTTCCAGCGCTGGAAGGCGGAGGGCCTCCCGGTGGCGGCCGGTGCGCTGGATGGTGATGCGGCCGAACGTTACGCGCGGCAGCTCCAGTTGCCCCAGGTAGGCGAGACGGGGCAGGCGAAGCTTTCGACGGCGCGCATCGCCTTGCTGGGTGCGGGTGGCCTTGGCGCGCCGGCGGCGCTGTATCTGGCGGCGGCGGGCGTGGGTCAATTGACCTTGATCGATGATGACCGCGTCGAGCGCTCCAACCTCCATCGCCAGGTGATCCATGCCGACGCACGCGTCGGCATGCACAAGACCGAATCCGCCCGCATCACGCTGGCGGCGCTCAACCCGCGCGTGCGGGTCGAAATCCGCAATGAGCGCCTGCAGGCTGACAACGTCGAGCGCCTGCTGGCGGACCATGATCTGGTGATCGATGGCGCGGACAACTTCCCGGCGCGTTACCTGGTGGCCGCAGCATCGCAACGACTGCGGTTGCCGATGATCTACGGCGCGGTCGAGCGCTTCACGGGACAGGTCAGCGTGTTCGACCCGCGGCGTGCGGATTCGCCGTGCTATCGCTGCCTGTTCCCGGAGCCGCCGTCGGCCGCCGAGGCGCCCAACTGCAGCGAAGCCGGCGTACTGGGCGTGTTGCCGGGCATCGTGGGCCTGTTGCAGGCGACCGAAGCGTTGAAGCTGATCCTCGGCATCGGCGAGCCGCTGGTAGGCCGCCTGCTCGGATTCGATGCATTGGCGATGCGTTTTCGCGAAACGCGCCTGCCACGTGATCCGCTCTGTCCGGGGTGTGGCTCGCACGTCGCATTCGGTGGCTATCAGGACATCGCCGAACTCTGCGCTTCCGCCGGCTGA
- the folD gene encoding bifunctional methylenetetrahydrofolate dehydrogenase/methenyltetrahydrofolate cyclohydrolase FolD, translating to MTARILDGKRIAQELMERIERRVAERKGKGLAAPGLAVVLVGDDAASSVYVRNKRKACHQVGFRSFDFDLPSSTTQEELIALIDRLNADPAVHGILVQSPLPHHIDEDALVDRIDPGKDVDGFQAVNVGRLALRRFGLRPCTPRGVMTLLGHTDRPVRGQHAVVVGVSNHVGRPLALELLIAGCTTTCCHKFTRDLESFIRQADIVIVAVGRPGLVKGEWIKPGAVVIDVGINRLEDGRLVGDVDFAAAAERASWITPVPGGVGPMTVATLLENTLEAAEARDVEHRG from the coding sequence ATGACCGCACGCATCCTCGACGGCAAACGCATTGCGCAGGAATTGATGGAGCGGATCGAGCGCCGCGTCGCGGAGCGCAAAGGGAAGGGCCTCGCGGCGCCGGGTCTGGCCGTGGTCCTGGTGGGCGATGACGCCGCCTCTTCGGTCTATGTGCGCAACAAGCGCAAGGCCTGCCACCAGGTCGGCTTCCGCTCCTTCGATTTCGACTTGCCTTCAAGCACCACGCAGGAAGAATTGATCGCGCTGATCGACCGACTCAACGCCGATCCGGCCGTCCACGGCATCCTGGTGCAGTCGCCGTTGCCGCATCACATCGACGAAGACGCGCTGGTCGATCGCATCGATCCAGGCAAGGACGTCGATGGTTTCCAGGCGGTGAACGTGGGACGACTCGCCCTGCGTCGCTTCGGCCTGCGCCCCTGTACGCCGCGTGGTGTGATGACCTTGCTCGGTCACACCGATCGTCCCGTGCGCGGCCAGCACGCTGTGGTGGTGGGCGTCTCCAACCACGTCGGTCGTCCGCTCGCACTGGAACTGCTGATCGCCGGTTGCACCACCACGTGCTGCCACAAGTTCACCCGCGACCTGGAGAGCTTCATCCGCCAGGCCGACATCGTCATCGTTGCGGTCGGCAGGCCCGGCCTGGTCAAGGGCGAATGGATTAAGCCGGGGGCGGTGGTGATCGACGTGGGCATCAATCGCCTGGAAGACGGCCGGCTGGTGGGCGACGTGGATTTTGCCGCGGCCGCCGAACGCGCCAGCTGGATCACGCCGGTGCCGGGTGGCGTCGGTCCGATGACCGTGGCGACGCTGCTGGAGAACACGCTGGAAGCGGCCGAAGCAAGGGATGTGGAGCATCGCGGCTGA
- a CDS encoding GNAT family N-acetyltransferase, with the protein MVGPGCKEPYYPGSPRRVQTKRMNDPTKLPASLQLTAPGLQLCLWQPSHADALYEAAHESIATVGRWLPWCHAGYQREDAVSWIERCRSGSEGGEPWAFGVFDDHGMLLGGVGLNRFDHQHRSANLGYWVRTQAQGRGMAARATRRLAAFGFDTLGLCRIEIVAAVENLASRRCAEKAGARFEGIARHRLMIDGEPVDAAVYGLLPTDLDQPAEAQSSAMS; encoded by the coding sequence ATGGTCGGGCCTGGCTGTAAAGAGCCGTATTATCCCGGCTCCCCCCGGCGCGTACAAACCAAACGCATGAACGACCCGACGAAGCTACCCGCCTCCCTGCAACTGACGGCCCCCGGCCTGCAGCTTTGCCTGTGGCAGCCGTCGCACGCCGACGCGTTGTACGAGGCCGCCCACGAGTCGATCGCGACAGTCGGGCGCTGGCTTCCGTGGTGCCATGCGGGCTACCAGCGGGAGGATGCGGTCAGCTGGATCGAACGCTGCCGATCGGGCTCCGAAGGCGGCGAGCCTTGGGCGTTCGGAGTCTTCGACGACCACGGCATGCTGCTGGGGGGCGTCGGCCTCAACCGGTTCGACCACCAGCATCGCAGCGCCAACCTGGGCTACTGGGTACGCACGCAGGCCCAAGGCCGAGGCATGGCGGCACGGGCGACGCGGCGCCTGGCGGCATTTGGCTTCGATACGCTGGGACTTTGCCGCATCGAAATCGTCGCGGCCGTGGAGAACCTGGCGAGCCGGCGTTGCGCGGAAAAAGCCGGCGCTCGATTCGAAGGCATCGCGCGCCACCGACTGATGATCGATGGCGAGCCCGTGGATGCAGCGGTCTACGGCCTGCTGCCGACCGACCTGGATCAGCCGGCGGAAGCGCAGAGTTCGGCGATGTCCTGA
- a CDS encoding DUF5623 domain-containing protein has product MSSEAIRPSTMDGIKRLAKSLKVERGIQHTQALDAAAQAAGFQNFRHAGNVLRAAPKTERSCPGHRVFLTSYWKDRDGGGTGRETLSIWLSVPWGDLITALQLRNHRALADFRAEGPDHLAREHLQSSQSAARRAVCAAARALHFMDATKLRPSKSHSRAFPSGRSSNAVPGRDHYSIWYDRQTKRYLFADEPYEKAVEGKGQERGTWAKEHGFVIVKPEWAGMYAPDAGSRLYLIADETKGIPLESLAAALDKLPSPIVEAAWDGESAPMTPFFVSPGAIAKAAAAGDKPKTLRKQNGQRNSVGYVQTFVGPQRRPKGRMPIEAHAHVGRLLKSVLKDTYHRKGVYNRVNAVRSELDEWTQREYNQAELPNEQFFDLYYHESGSTFSRALAEADRVRHVRSLAHAKKLLGEHYPDCPPLRSLLKKLDAAVKSLHGWN; this is encoded by the coding sequence ATGTCGAGTGAAGCCATTCGTCCGTCCACGATGGACGGCATCAAACGCCTCGCCAAATCGCTCAAGGTCGAGCGGGGTATCCAGCATACGCAAGCCTTGGATGCCGCCGCGCAGGCCGCGGGATTTCAGAACTTCCGTCATGCGGGCAATGTGCTGCGCGCCGCCCCTAAGACGGAGCGTTCTTGCCCCGGTCACCGCGTCTTCCTGACTTCCTACTGGAAGGACCGCGATGGCGGCGGGACCGGACGCGAAACACTGAGCATCTGGCTGTCCGTCCCGTGGGGTGATCTCATCACGGCGCTCCAGTTGCGGAACCATCGCGCACTGGCGGACTTCCGTGCCGAGGGGCCTGACCATCTGGCGCGCGAGCACCTGCAAAGTTCACAGTCGGCAGCTAGGCGTGCGGTCTGTGCAGCCGCACGCGCACTGCATTTCATGGATGCGACGAAGCTGCGTCCGTCCAAGAGCCACAGCCGCGCCTTCCCTAGTGGGCGGTCGAGCAATGCGGTTCCTGGCCGCGACCACTACAGCATCTGGTATGACCGTCAGACGAAGCGCTATCTCTTTGCGGACGAGCCCTATGAGAAGGCCGTTGAAGGCAAGGGGCAGGAGCGTGGGACCTGGGCGAAGGAACATGGCTTCGTCATCGTCAAGCCTGAATGGGCGGGCATGTATGCGCCCGATGCCGGTTCTCGTCTCTACCTGATCGCGGACGAGACGAAGGGCATCCCGCTGGAATCTCTCGCGGCGGCGCTGGACAAGCTGCCTTCACCCATTGTCGAAGCTGCATGGGACGGAGAATCCGCACCAATGACACCGTTCTTCGTGAGCCCGGGTGCCATCGCCAAGGCTGCTGCTGCGGGGGACAAGCCGAAGACGCTGCGTAAGCAAAATGGCCAGCGCAATTCGGTTGGCTATGTCCAGACCTTCGTTGGTCCGCAGCGCCGCCCGAAGGGCAGGATGCCGATTGAGGCGCACGCGCATGTCGGCCGCCTGCTGAAGTCGGTGCTCAAGGACACCTACCATCGCAAGGGTGTCTACAACCGCGTCAATGCGGTTCGCAGTGAACTCGACGAGTGGACGCAGCGCGAGTACAACCAGGCCGAACTGCCGAATGAGCAGTTCTTCGATTTGTATTACCACGAGTCAGGCTCGACGTTTTCGCGCGCGCTTGCCGAAGCCGACCGTGTGCGCCATGTGCGGAGTTTGGCGCATGCGAAGAAGCTCCTAGGTGAGCACTATCCCGACTGCCCGCCGCTGCGGTCACTGCTGAAGAAGCTGGATGCCGCAGTCAAGTCGTTGCATGGCTGGAATTGA
- the guaA gene encoding glutamine-hydrolyzing GMP synthase, which yields MTDIHSDKILILDFGAQYTQLIARRVREIGVYCEIWAWDHDPAEIAAYGAKGIILSGGPESTTLPGAPAAPQEVFDAGLPILGICYGMQTLAAQLGGATEAADAREFGHAEVDIVAKSRLFADLSDHDSMHRLDVWMSHGDHVSKAPPGFVITGSTDRIPVAVMENEDKRWYGVQFHPEVTHTKQGTNLLKRFVTEICGCQTLWTAAHIIEDQISRVREQVGSDHVLLGLSGGVDSSVVAALLHRAIGDQLTCVFVDTGLLRWQEGDQVMATMAEHMGVKVIRVNAAERYFSALEGVADPEAKRKIIGRLFVEIFDEESAKVTNAGHGQVKWLAQGTIYPDVIESAGSKTGKAHVIKSHHNVGGLPERMKLKLLEPLRDLFKDEVRRIGVELGLPRAMVYRHPFPGPGLGVRILGEVKPEYAELLARADAIFIEELRAWDLYDKTSQAFAVFLPVKSVGVVGDARAYEWVIALRAVETIDFMTAHWAHLPYDFLGKVSNRIINELRGVSRVVYDISGKPPATIEWE from the coding sequence ATGACCGATATCCATAGCGACAAAATCCTCATCCTCGATTTCGGCGCGCAGTACACCCAGCTGATCGCCCGCCGCGTGCGCGAGATCGGCGTGTACTGCGAGATCTGGGCGTGGGATCACGACCCGGCCGAGATCGCCGCGTACGGCGCCAAGGGCATCATCCTGTCCGGCGGCCCGGAGTCGACCACGCTGCCCGGCGCACCCGCGGCGCCGCAGGAAGTGTTCGATGCAGGCCTGCCGATCCTCGGCATCTGCTACGGCATGCAGACCCTGGCCGCGCAGCTGGGCGGCGCCACCGAGGCGGCCGACGCGCGTGAGTTCGGCCACGCGGAAGTGGACATCGTGGCCAAGAGCCGCCTGTTCGCGGACCTCAGCGATCACGACAGCATGCACCGCCTGGACGTCTGGATGAGCCATGGCGACCACGTGTCCAAGGCACCGCCGGGCTTCGTGATCACCGGTTCCACCGACCGCATCCCGGTCGCGGTGATGGAGAACGAGGACAAGCGCTGGTACGGCGTGCAGTTCCATCCGGAAGTCACCCATACCAAGCAGGGCACCAACCTGCTCAAGCGTTTCGTCACCGAGATCTGCGGCTGCCAGACGCTGTGGACCGCCGCACACATCATCGAGGACCAGATTTCCCGCGTGCGCGAGCAGGTGGGCAGCGACCACGTGCTGCTGGGCCTCTCCGGCGGCGTGGATTCCTCCGTGGTGGCCGCGCTGCTGCATCGGGCCATCGGTGACCAGCTGACCTGCGTGTTCGTCGACACGGGCCTCCTGCGCTGGCAGGAGGGCGACCAAGTGATGGCCACCATGGCCGAGCACATGGGCGTGAAGGTGATTCGCGTGAACGCCGCCGAGCGCTACTTCAGCGCGCTGGAAGGCGTGGCGGACCCGGAAGCCAAGCGCAAGATCATCGGCCGCCTGTTCGTGGAGATCTTCGACGAGGAATCGGCCAAGGTCACCAACGCCGGCCATGGCCAGGTGAAGTGGCTGGCGCAGGGCACCATCTATCCCGACGTGATCGAGTCGGCCGGCAGCAAGACCGGCAAGGCCCACGTCATCAAGAGCCATCACAACGTGGGCGGCCTGCCGGAGCGCATGAAGCTGAAGCTGCTCGAGCCGCTGCGCGACCTGTTCAAGGACGAGGTGCGCCGCATCGGCGTGGAGCTCGGCCTGCCGCGCGCCATGGTCTACCGCCATCCGTTCCCCGGCCCCGGCCTGGGCGTGCGCATCCTGGGCGAGGTGAAGCCGGAGTACGCCGAGCTGCTGGCCCGCGCCGACGCCATCTTCATCGAAGAGCTGCGCGCCTGGGACCTTTACGACAAGACCAGCCAGGCCTTTGCGGTGTTCCTGCCGGTGAAGTCGGTGGGTGTGGTGGGCGACGCGCGTGCCTATGAGTGGGTGATCGCGCTGCGTGCGGTGGAAACCATCGACTTCATGACCGCGCATTGGGCGCACCTGCCGTACGACTTCCTAGGCAAGGTTTCCAATCGGATTATCAATGAATTGCGCGGTGTTTCTCGTGTCGTTTATGACATAAGCGGCAAGCCGCCCGCGACCATCGAGTGGGAGTGA
- a CDS encoding tyrosine-type recombinase/integrase: protein MLTDAALRNLKPKSKIYKASDRDGMYVTVSPSGTVTFRYDYRLNGRRETLTLGRYGPGGISLAMARELLLDARKAVLKGTSPALEKQREKRRVVAIKTFGTAMDTWLANARLADSTRAMRKHIIDRDILPVFQNRLLTEIQAEDLRALCNKVKERGAPATAVQIRDIVKQVYVYAIAHGEKVDNPADSVGAASIATFVPKDRALSPLEIRLFVQQMESVATYPTIKLALRLILLTLVRKSELIQATWDEVDFESKTWTIPKQRMKGRNPHVVYLSRQALDIFVTLHACAAGSRFVFPSRYDAERFMSNATLNRVTQLIAEAAKTKGLPLQPFTVHDLRRTGSTLLNEIGFNRDWIEKCLAHEDGRSSRSVYNKAEYAEQRRHMLQEWANLVDAWGGGQSYVPTLLPKNVVVPALSAMA from the coding sequence ATGCTTACTGACGCCGCACTACGAAATCTGAAGCCTAAGTCCAAGATTTATAAGGCTTCTGACCGGGACGGGATGTACGTGACGGTATCGCCCAGCGGTACTGTCACCTTCCGCTACGACTACCGCCTCAACGGACGCCGTGAGACGCTGACCCTCGGGCGCTACGGCCCTGGGGGCATCTCACTTGCGATGGCGCGCGAACTGCTCCTGGATGCGCGCAAAGCCGTGCTCAAGGGCACCTCGCCTGCGCTCGAAAAGCAGCGCGAGAAACGCCGGGTGGTCGCCATCAAGACCTTCGGCACGGCGATGGACACCTGGCTGGCCAATGCACGGTTGGCCGACAGCACCCGCGCCATGCGCAAGCACATCATCGACCGGGACATCCTGCCGGTCTTCCAGAACCGCCTGCTCACCGAAATCCAGGCCGAAGACCTGCGGGCCTTGTGCAACAAGGTCAAGGAGCGGGGGGCGCCGGCCACGGCTGTCCAGATTCGGGACATCGTGAAGCAGGTTTACGTCTATGCCATCGCCCACGGCGAGAAGGTGGACAACCCAGCCGATAGCGTGGGCGCGGCCTCGATCGCTACCTTCGTGCCGAAGGACCGCGCCTTGTCGCCGCTGGAGATCCGGCTGTTCGTGCAGCAGATGGAATCGGTGGCGACCTATCCGACCATCAAGCTCGCGCTGCGCTTGATCTTGCTGACACTGGTACGCAAGAGCGAACTCATCCAGGCCACTTGGGATGAGGTCGATTTCGAGAGCAAAACCTGGACGATCCCGAAGCAGCGAATGAAGGGGCGCAACCCGCACGTGGTCTATCTGTCGCGCCAAGCGCTCGACATCTTCGTGACGCTGCACGCCTGCGCAGCAGGCTCAAGGTTCGTTTTCCCTTCTCGTTACGACGCCGAGCGGTTCATGTCCAATGCGACCTTGAATCGGGTCACGCAGCTCATCGCGGAGGCGGCAAAGACCAAGGGCCTGCCGCTGCAACCGTTCACCGTCCACGACCTACGCCGTACCGGCTCGACGCTGTTGAACGAAATCGGCTTCAACCGCGACTGGATCGAGAAGTGCCTAGCGCACGAGGACGGCCGTTCCTCGCGCTCGGTCTACAACAAGGCTGAGTACGCCGAGCAGCGGCGTCACATGCTGCAAGAGTGGGCCAACCTAGTCGATGCCTGGGGCGGCGGGCAGAGCTACGTGCCAACGTTGTTGCCGAAGAACGTCGTCGTGCCGGCGTTGAGCGCGATGGCCTGA
- the guaB gene encoding IMP dehydrogenase, which produces MRILAEALTYDDVYLVPAHSAVLPRDVDTSTRLTRNLRLNIPIVSAAMDTVTEARLAITMAQQGGIGIIHKNMTAEQQAAEVRLVKKFEAGVIRSPITVGPNTSIREVLQLTRAANISGVPVVEGEKLVGIVTSRDLRFERKHDDPVRNIMTRQDKLVTVREGADQDEVLQLLHKHRIEKVLVVNDDYQLRGLITVKDIQKARDNPNAAKDRLERLVVGAAVGVGGDTEQRVEALVDAGVDVIVVDTAHGHSQGVIERAGWVKKKYPHVEVIAGNIVTGEAARALLHAGVDAVKVGVGPGSICTTRVVAGVGVPQITAIDLVATALKDEIPLIADGGIRYSGDIPKALAAGASTVMLGSMFAGTEESPGEVELFQGRSYKSYRGMGSLGAMALGSKDRYFQDEADADKLVPEGIEGRVPYRGPLRNIIHQLIGGLRASMGYLGAATVEDVRQKAQFVKVTSAGVTEAHPHDIQITKEAPNYRLNS; this is translated from the coding sequence ATGCGCATCCTCGCCGAGGCTCTCACCTACGACGACGTTTATCTCGTTCCGGCTCATTCGGCCGTCCTGCCACGTGACGTAGATACCTCCACGCGGCTCACCCGAAACCTGCGCCTGAACATTCCGATCGTGTCCGCCGCGATGGACACCGTGACCGAAGCACGCCTCGCCATCACCATGGCCCAGCAGGGTGGCATCGGCATCATCCACAAGAACATGACCGCCGAGCAGCAGGCCGCTGAAGTGCGCCTGGTAAAGAAGTTCGAGGCCGGCGTCATCCGCAGCCCGATCACCGTCGGTCCGAACACTTCGATCCGCGAAGTGCTGCAGCTCACCCGCGCCGCCAACATCTCCGGCGTGCCGGTGGTGGAGGGCGAGAAGCTGGTCGGCATCGTCACCAGCCGCGACCTGCGCTTCGAGCGCAAGCATGACGATCCGGTGCGCAACATCATGACGCGCCAGGACAAGCTCGTGACCGTGCGCGAAGGCGCCGACCAGGACGAAGTGCTGCAGCTGCTGCACAAGCACCGTATCGAGAAGGTGCTGGTCGTCAACGACGATTACCAGCTGCGCGGCCTGATCACCGTCAAGGACATCCAGAAAGCCCGCGACAACCCGAACGCCGCCAAGGATCGCCTTGAGCGCCTGGTCGTCGGCGCCGCGGTCGGTGTGGGCGGTGACACCGAGCAGCGCGTGGAAGCGCTGGTCGATGCCGGCGTCGACGTGATCGTGGTCGATACCGCGCACGGTCACTCGCAGGGCGTCATCGAGCGCGCTGGCTGGGTGAAGAAGAAGTATCCGCACGTAGAAGTCATCGCAGGCAACATCGTCACCGGCGAAGCGGCGCGTGCGCTGCTCCATGCGGGCGTCGATGCGGTGAAGGTGGGCGTGGGCCCGGGCTCGATCTGCACCACGCGCGTCGTCGCTGGCGTGGGCGTGCCGCAGATCACCGCGATCGACCTGGTTGCCACCGCGCTGAAGGACGAAATCCCGCTGATCGCCGATGGCGGCATCCGCTATTCGGGCGACATCCCCAAGGCGCTCGCCGCCGGTGCGTCCACCGTGATGCTGGGTTCGATGTTCGCCGGCACCGAAGAGTCGCCGGGCGAGGTCGAGCTGTTCCAGGGCCGCTCCTACAAGAGCTACCGCGGCATGGGTTCGCTGGGCGCGATGGCGCTGGGTTCCAAGGACCGCTACTTCCAGGACGAGGCCGACGCCGACAAGCTGGTGCCGGAAGGCATCGAAGGTCGCGTACCGTACCGTGGTCCGCTGCGCAACATCATCCACCAGCTGATCGGCGGCCTGCGCGCCTCGATGGGCTACCTGGGTGCGGCCACCGTCGAGGACGTGCGCCAGAAGGCGCAGTTCGTGAAGGTGACCAGCGCCGGCGTCACGGAAGCACATCCGCACGACATCCAGATCACGAAGGAAGCGCCGAACTATCGGCTGAATTCGTGA
- a CDS encoding helix-turn-helix transcriptional regulator yields the protein MEQLSQTSNALPLPGTEAYEELPQFPKRSPLPFRRTIRRQELRLIVPLAETTIYEMERRGEFPRRFNLTPRCVVWDLAEVEGWIEQRKQAPRGHVSKPDVHQRKTRPVRAGSSEE from the coding sequence GTGGAACAGCTATCGCAAACATCTAACGCGCTCCCCTTGCCAGGGACGGAAGCCTACGAGGAGCTGCCGCAATTCCCGAAACGCAGCCCCCTTCCCTTCCGGCGCACCATCCGCCGCCAGGAACTGCGGCTGATTGTTCCGCTGGCTGAAACTACGATCTACGAAATGGAGCGCCGCGGGGAGTTCCCGCGCCGCTTCAACCTCACGCCGCGCTGCGTCGTGTGGGATTTGGCCGAAGTGGAAGGCTGGATCGAGCAGCGCAAGCAAGCACCTCGCGGCCACGTCTCGAAGCCCGATGTCCACCAACGAAAAACCCGCCCTGTTCGGGCGGGTTCGAGTGAGGAATGA
- the der gene encoding ribosome biogenesis GTPase Der, which produces MLPVVALVGRPNVGKSTLFNALTRSRDALVADMPGVTRDRHYGVCRTGARPFVVVDTGGLSGEEEGIEGLTAQQVRLAIEEASVLVFVVDARDGLLPQDRTILDELRRSGKPIIAGVNKTDGLDLQNAMAEFAVFGIANTLPLSAAHNRGTEDLVASALTLLPEDAHEEIEATDPDSIRVAIVGRPNAGKSTLINRLLGEDRLIVSNVAGTTRDPIKVSLERDGRKYTLIDTAGVRRKARVEEAVEKFSVIKTLQSMAAAQVVVVMVDARENLADQDLTLIGHAVDEGRALVIAVNKWDGMDSYQREQCQNALARRLQFVDWAKTVFISALHGSGLRELMKAVVRAHHAATKELGSSELTKTLERAYEGYQPPLVRGHAPKLRFAHPGGTNPPTVVIHGSRTKHIAPAYRRYLENFFRKRYRLEGTPIRIEFRDGENPFAGKKNVLTDSQKRKRQRMIREMKKRGR; this is translated from the coding sequence ATGCTGCCCGTCGTTGCCCTGGTCGGTCGTCCCAATGTCGGTAAATCGACCCTCTTCAACGCACTGACGCGCAGCCGTGACGCCCTGGTGGCTGACATGCCGGGCGTCACCCGTGATCGCCATTACGGCGTGTGCCGCACCGGTGCACGCCCGTTCGTGGTGGTCGATACCGGCGGCCTGTCCGGTGAAGAAGAAGGTATCGAGGGCCTGACCGCACAGCAGGTGCGCCTGGCCATCGAGGAAGCCAGCGTGCTCGTGTTCGTGGTGGATGCACGTGACGGCCTGCTGCCGCAGGACCGCACGATCCTCGACGAGCTGCGTCGCAGCGGCAAGCCGATCATCGCCGGCGTCAACAAGACCGACGGCCTGGATCTGCAGAACGCCATGGCGGAATTCGCCGTGTTCGGCATCGCCAACACGCTGCCGCTGTCCGCTGCACACAACCGGGGCACGGAAGACCTCGTCGCGTCGGCGCTCACGCTGTTGCCGGAAGACGCCCACGAAGAAATCGAGGCGACCGATCCGGACAGCATCCGCGTCGCCATCGTAGGTCGTCCGAATGCGGGCAAGTCCACCCTGATCAATCGCCTGCTGGGCGAAGATCGCCTAATCGTTTCCAATGTGGCCGGTACCACGCGCGACCCGATCAAGGTGTCGCTGGAGCGCGATGGCCGCAAATACACCCTGATCGACACCGCCGGCGTGCGTCGCAAGGCGCGCGTGGAAGAGGCGGTGGAGAAGTTCAGCGTCATCAAGACGCTGCAGTCGATGGCCGCCGCACAGGTGGTGGTGGTCATGGTCGATGCACGCGAGAACCTGGCTGACCAGGATCTCACCCTGATCGGCCACGCTGTCGACGAGGGCAGGGCACTGGTGATTGCCGTCAACAAGTGGGACGGCATGGACAGCTACCAGCGCGAGCAGTGCCAGAACGCGCTCGCGCGTCGACTGCAGTTCGTCGACTGGGCAAAGACCGTTTTCATTTCGGCGCTGCACGGCTCTGGCCTGCGCGAACTGATGAAGGCCGTCGTGCGCGCGCATCACGCGGCGACCAAGGAGCTGGGCTCTTCCGAGCTCACCAAGACCCTGGAACGGGCCTACGAGGGCTACCAGCCGCCGCTGGTGCGCGGCCATGCGCCTAAGCTGCGCTTCGCGCATCCAGGCGGCACCAATCCGCCGACCGTCGTCATCCACGGCAGCCGCACCAAGCACATCGCGCCGGCCTATCGCCGCTATCTCGAAAACTTTTTCCGCAAGCGTTATCGCCTGGAAGGCACGCCGATCCGCATCGAATTCCGCGATGGCGAGAATCCCTTCGCCGGCAAGAAGAACGTGTTGACGGACAGCCAGAAGCGCAAGCGCCAGCGCATGATCCGCGAGATGAAGAAGCGCGGTCGCTGA